One window of the Mycobacterium sp. SVM_VP21 genome contains the following:
- the tuf gene encoding elongation factor Tu — protein sequence MAKAKFERTKPHVNIGTIGHVDHGKTTLTAAITKVLHDKYPALNESRAFDQIDNAPEERQRGITINISHVEYQTEKRHYAHVDAPGHADYIKNMITGAAQMDGAILVVAATDGPMPQTREHVLLARQVGVPYILVALNKSDMVDDEELLELVEMEVRELLGAQEFDEEAPVVRVSALKALEGDEKWVKSVEDLMDAVDESIPDPVRETDKPFLMPVEDVFTITGRGTVVTGRVERGVINVNEEVEIVGIRPDTTKTTVTGVEMFRKLLDQGQAGDNVGLLIRGIKREDVERGQVVVKPGTTTPHTEFEGQAYILSKDEGGRHTPFFNNYRPQFYFRTTDVTGVVSLPEGTEMVMPGDNTEMTVKLIQPVAMDEGLRFAIREGGRTVGAGRVVKIIK from the coding sequence GTGGCGAAGGCGAAGTTCGAGCGGACGAAGCCGCACGTCAACATCGGGACCATCGGTCACGTTGACCACGGCAAGACCACGCTGACCGCGGCTATCACCAAGGTTCTGCACGACAAGTACCCGGCCCTCAACGAGTCGCGTGCGTTCGACCAGATCGACAACGCGCCCGAAGAGCGTCAGCGCGGTATCACGATCAACATCTCCCACGTGGAGTACCAGACCGAGAAGCGGCACTACGCCCACGTCGACGCGCCGGGCCACGCTGACTACATCAAGAACATGATCACCGGTGCTGCCCAGATGGACGGCGCGATCCTGGTGGTCGCGGCCACCGACGGCCCGATGCCGCAGACCCGCGAGCACGTGCTGCTGGCCCGTCAGGTCGGTGTGCCCTACATCCTGGTGGCGCTGAACAAGTCCGACATGGTCGACGACGAAGAGCTCCTCGAGCTCGTCGAGATGGAGGTCCGCGAGCTGCTGGGTGCCCAGGAGTTCGACGAGGAGGCCCCGGTGGTTCGGGTGTCGGCTCTGAAGGCGCTCGAGGGCGACGAGAAGTGGGTCAAGTCCGTCGAGGACCTGATGGACGCCGTCGACGAGTCCATCCCGGACCCGGTTCGCGAGACCGACAAGCCGTTCCTGATGCCGGTTGAAGACGTCTTCACCATCACCGGTCGTGGCACCGTGGTCACCGGTCGTGTCGAGCGTGGCGTGATCAACGTGAACGAGGAAGTCGAGATCGTCGGCATCCGTCCGGACACCACCAAGACCACCGTCACCGGTGTGGAGATGTTCCGCAAGCTGCTGGACCAGGGTCAGGCCGGCGACAACGTCGGTCTGCTGATCCGTGGTATCAAGCGTGAGGACGTCGAGCGTGGCCAGGTTGTGGTCAAGCCCGGCACCACCACCCCGCACACCGAGTTCGAGGGTCAGGCCTACATCCTGTCCAAGGACGAGGGCGGCCGCCACACGCCGTTCTTCAACAACTACCGTCCGCAGTTCTACTTCCGCACCACCGACGTGACCGGTGTGGTGAGCCTGCCGGAGGGCACCGAGATGGTGATGCCCGGTGACAACACCGAGATGACCGTCAAGCTGATCCAGCCTGTCGCCATGGACGAGGGTCTGCGGTTCGCCATCCGTGAGGGTGGTCGTACCGTCGGCGCCGGCCGGGTCGTCAAGATCATCAAGTAG
- the fusA gene encoding elongation factor G: MAHIDAGKTTTTERILYYTGVNYKIGETHDGASTTDWMEQEQERGITITSAAVTCFWNKNQINIIDTPGHVDFTVEVERSLRVLDGAVAVFDGKEGVEPQSEQVWRQADKYDVPRICFVNKMDKLGADFYFTVRTIEERLGARPLVIQLPIGAENDFEGIVDLVEMNAKVWRGETKLGETYETIEIPADLADKADEYRTALLEAVAETDEALLEKYLGGEELSTEEIKGGIRKLTVASELYPVLCGSAFKNKGVQPMLDAVIDYLPSPLDVESVQGHVPGKEDEVISRKPSIDEPFSALAFKIAVHPFFGKLTYVRVYSGKVESGTQVVNSTKGKKERLGKLFQMHSNKENPVDSAFAGHIYAMIGLKDTTTGDTLCDPNNQIVLESMTFPAPVIEVAIEPKTKSDQEKLSLAIQKLAEEDPTFKVHLDQETGQTVIGGMGELHLDILVDRMRREFKVEANVGKPQVAYKETIRKKVEKVEYTHKKQTGGSGQFAKVLIDIEPFTGEDGATYEFENKVTGGRVPREYIPAVDAGAQDAMQYGVLAGYPLVNIKVTLTDGQYHDVDSSEMAFKVAGSQALKKAAAAAQPVILEPIMAVEVTTPEDYMGDVIGDLNSRRGQIQAMEERSGARVVKAQVPLSEMFGYVGDLRSKTQGRANYSMVFDSYAEVPAQVAKEIIAKATGE; the protein is encoded by the coding sequence ATGGCGCACATCGATGCGGGTAAGACGACGACGACCGAGCGGATCCTGTACTACACCGGCGTCAACTACAAGATCGGTGAGACGCACGACGGTGCCTCCACGACCGACTGGATGGAGCAGGAGCAGGAGCGCGGCATCACCATCACCTCCGCCGCGGTGACCTGCTTCTGGAACAAGAACCAGATCAACATCATCGACACCCCGGGCCACGTCGACTTCACCGTCGAGGTGGAGCGCTCCCTGCGTGTCCTTGATGGCGCCGTTGCCGTGTTCGACGGCAAGGAAGGCGTGGAGCCGCAGTCCGAGCAGGTGTGGCGGCAGGCCGACAAGTACGACGTGCCCCGGATCTGCTTTGTCAACAAGATGGACAAGCTCGGTGCGGACTTCTACTTCACCGTGCGCACCATTGAAGAGCGCCTCGGCGCTCGCCCGCTGGTGATCCAGCTGCCGATCGGCGCGGAGAACGACTTCGAGGGCATCGTCGACCTGGTCGAGATGAACGCCAAGGTGTGGCGCGGCGAGACCAAGCTCGGTGAGACCTACGAGACCATCGAGATCCCGGCCGACCTGGCCGACAAGGCCGACGAGTACCGGACCGCTCTGCTGGAGGCCGTCGCCGAGACCGACGAGGCTCTGCTGGAGAAGTACCTCGGCGGCGAGGAGCTCTCGACCGAGGAGATCAAGGGCGGCATCCGCAAGCTGACGGTCGCCTCCGAGCTCTACCCGGTGCTGTGCGGCAGCGCGTTCAAGAACAAGGGTGTCCAGCCGATGCTGGACGCGGTGATCGACTACCTACCGTCGCCGCTGGACGTCGAGTCCGTGCAGGGCCACGTGCCCGGCAAGGAAGACGAGGTCATCAGCCGCAAGCCCAGCATCGACGAGCCGTTCTCGGCGCTGGCGTTCAAGATCGCGGTGCACCCGTTCTTCGGCAAGCTCACCTACGTCCGGGTGTACTCGGGCAAGGTGGAGTCCGGCACGCAGGTGGTCAACTCGACCAAGGGCAAGAAGGAGCGGCTGGGCAAGCTGTTCCAGATGCACTCCAACAAGGAGAACCCGGTCGACTCGGCGTTCGCCGGCCACATCTACGCGATGATCGGCCTCAAGGACACCACCACCGGCGACACCCTGTGCGACCCGAACAACCAGATCGTGCTGGAGTCGATGACATTCCCGGCTCCGGTCATCGAGGTGGCCATCGAGCCCAAGACCAAGAGTGACCAGGAGAAGCTGAGCCTGGCCATCCAGAAGCTGGCCGAAGAGGACCCGACCTTCAAGGTCCACCTCGACCAGGAGACCGGTCAGACCGTGATCGGCGGCATGGGCGAGCTGCACCTGGACATCCTGGTGGATCGCATGCGCCGCGAATTCAAGGTCGAGGCTAACGTCGGCAAGCCGCAGGTGGCCTACAAGGAGACCATCCGCAAGAAGGTCGAGAAGGTCGAGTACACCCACAAGAAGCAGACGGGTGGCTCGGGCCAGTTCGCGAAGGTCCTCATCGACATCGAACCGTTCACCGGCGAAGACGGTGCGACCTACGAGTTCGAGAACAAGGTCACCGGTGGCCGCGTGCCCCGCGAGTACATCCCCGCGGTGGACGCCGGAGCCCAGGACGCCATGCAGTACGGCGTGCTGGCCGGCTACCCGCTGGTCAACATCAAGGTCACCCTGACCGACGGTCAGTACCACGACGTCGACTCCTCCGAGATGGCCTTCAAGGTGGCTGGCTCGCAGGCGCTGAAGAAGGCTGCCGCTGCCGCGCAGCCGGTGATCCTGGAACCGATCATGGCCGTTGAGGTCACCACGCCCGAGGACTACATGGGCGATGTGATCGGCGACCTGAACTCCCGCCGTGGCCAGATCCAGGCCATGGAGGAGCGCAGCGGTGCGCGCGTCGTCAAGGCGCAGGTGCCGCTGTCGGAGATGTTCGGCTACGTCGGAGACTTGCGGTCGAAGACCCAGGGCCGGGCGAACTACTCCATGGTGTTCGACTCCTACGCCGAAGTGCCGGCGCAGGTGGCGAAGGAGATTATCGCGAAGGCAACGGGCGAGTAA
- the rpsG gene encoding 30S ribosomal protein S7 has protein sequence MPRKGPAPKRPLVNDPVYGSQLVTQLVNKVLLDGKKSLAERIVYGALEQARDKTGTDPVVTLKRAMDNVKPALEVRSRRVGGATYQVPVEVRAERSTTLALRWLVSFSRARREKTMIERLANEILDASNGLGAAVKRREDTHKMAEANRAFAHYRW, from the coding sequence ATGCCGCGCAAGGGCCCCGCACCCAAGCGTCCGCTGGTCAACGACCCCGTCTACGGGTCGCAGCTGGTCACCCAGTTGGTCAACAAGGTGCTGCTGGACGGCAAGAAGTCGCTGGCCGAGCGCATCGTCTACGGCGCTCTCGAGCAGGCTCGGGACAAGACCGGCACTGACCCGGTCGTGACGCTCAAGCGTGCAATGGACAACGTCAAGCCGGCCCTCGAGGTTCGCAGCCGCCGCGTCGGTGGTGCCACCTACCAGGTGCCGGTCGAGGTGCGCGCCGAGCGCTCCACCACGCTGGCGCTGCGCTGGCTGGTGAGCTTCTCGCGGGCTCGCCGGGAGAAGACCATGATCGAGCGCCTGGCCAACGAGATCCTGGATGCCAGCAATGGCCTGGGTGCTGCCGTCAAGCGGCGTGAAGACACCCACAAGATGGCCGAGGCCAACCGGGCGTTCGCGCACTACCGCTGGTGA
- the rpsL gene encoding 30S ribosomal protein S12 translates to MPTIQQLVRKGRRDKVAKVKTAALKGSPQRRGVCTRVYTTTPKKPNSALRKVARVKLTSQVEVTAYIPGEGHNLQEHSMVLVRGGRVKDLPGVRYKIIRGSLDTQGVKNRKQARSRYGAKKEKS, encoded by the coding sequence ATGCCAACCATTCAGCAGCTGGTCCGTAAGGGTCGCCGCGACAAGGTCGCCAAGGTGAAGACCGCGGCCCTCAAGGGCAGCCCGCAGCGACGGGGCGTGTGCACCCGCGTGTACACCACCACCCCGAAGAAGCCGAATTCGGCGCTGCGCAAGGTGGCCCGTGTGAAGCTGACCAGCCAGGTGGAGGTGACCGCCTACATCCCGGGTGAGGGTCACAACCTGCAGGAGCACTCGATGGTGCTGGTGCGTGGTGGTCGTGTGAAGGACCTGCCGGGTGTGCGCTACAAGATCATCCGCGGCTCGCTGGACACCCAGGGAGTCAAGAACCGCAAGCAGGCCCGCAGCCGCTACGGCGCGAAGAAGGAGAAGAGCTGA
- a CDS encoding WHG domain-containing protein yields MPARPDPPAAGGRSRANGKAGARPVKLSREVIVNAALNFLDREGWDALTINALATQLGTKGPSLYNHVHSLNDLRRAMRMRVIDDILEMLTQVGQGRARDDAVLVMAGAYRSYAHHHPGRYSAFTRMPLGGDDPEYTAAATRAAAPVIEVLASYGLEGDRAFHAALEFWAAMHGFVLLEMTGVMDDVDTDAVFSDMVRRLASAMDSRTQ; encoded by the coding sequence ATGCCAGCTCGACCAGACCCGCCCGCCGCGGGGGGTCGCTCGCGCGCCAACGGCAAAGCGGGGGCACGCCCGGTCAAGCTGAGCCGCGAGGTCATCGTCAATGCGGCTTTGAATTTCCTGGATCGCGAGGGCTGGGACGCGCTGACCATCAACGCGTTGGCCACCCAGCTGGGAACCAAGGGCCCGTCGCTGTACAACCACGTGCACAGCCTCAATGACCTGCGTCGCGCCATGCGGATGCGGGTGATCGACGACATTTTGGAGATGTTGACCCAGGTCGGGCAGGGCCGCGCCCGCGACGACGCGGTGCTAGTGATGGCCGGCGCCTATCGCAGCTATGCCCATCACCACCCGGGCCGGTATTCGGCGTTCACCCGGATGCCACTGGGCGGCGACGACCCGGAATACACCGCCGCGGCCACCCGGGCCGCCGCCCCGGTCATCGAGGTGTTGGCGTCCTACGGGCTCGAAGGGGACCGGGCGTTTCACGCGGCCCTGGAGTTCTGGGCTGCCATGCACGGATTTGTCCTGTTGGAGATGACCGGCGTGATGGATGACGTGGACACCGACGCCGTCTTCTCCGATATGGTGCGCAGGCTGGCCTCGGCGATGGACAGCCGCACCCAATAG
- a CDS encoding DUF3060 domain-containing protein, whose translation MKWTALASALLSLAAGSLGAAASAHAAPGDIHIYGVHETHTLDCNGGTLFINGVNLTIHAMGTCWAVTTQGSQNTVIADTIVNDVTVYGNDTIVYYHNGDPLLFDRGRELGMTNRLQRVAA comes from the coding sequence ATGAAATGGACCGCGCTGGCGAGTGCGTTGCTGAGTCTGGCCGCCGGTTCACTGGGGGCAGCCGCGAGCGCGCACGCCGCGCCCGGCGACATCCACATCTACGGGGTGCACGAGACCCACACCCTGGACTGCAACGGCGGGACGCTGTTCATCAACGGCGTCAACCTCACCATCCACGCGATGGGAACCTGCTGGGCGGTGACCACGCAGGGCTCGCAGAACACGGTGATTGCCGACACCATCGTCAACGACGTCACCGTCTACGGCAACGACACCATCGTGTACTACCACAATGGTGACCCACTGCTGTTCGACCGCGGACGCGAGCTGGGGATGACCAACCGGCTCCAACGCGTAGCGGCGTGA
- a CDS encoding DUF3060 domain-containing protein, producing MTHVLRVNLCSLLAGGMTVLAVALTGCESEAPPKSSRISQNYDGRFANTIRYESFGATSALDCADGKSLNVAGSNNKLTVRGRCEAVSVAGADNRITIERIDKALTITGLNNAITYRGGDPKIDNRGSGNTIADKR from the coding sequence GTGACCCACGTTCTCCGGGTAAATCTCTGCTCGCTGCTGGCCGGCGGAATGACGGTGCTCGCAGTCGCGCTCACCGGCTGCGAGTCGGAGGCGCCACCCAAGTCCTCGCGGATCTCGCAGAACTACGACGGCCGATTCGCCAACACGATCAGGTACGAATCGTTCGGCGCCACATCGGCCTTGGACTGCGCCGACGGCAAATCGCTGAACGTGGCCGGTTCGAACAACAAGCTGACGGTCCGGGGCCGCTGCGAGGCGGTGAGCGTAGCCGGCGCCGACAATCGCATCACCATCGAGCGGATCGACAAGGCACTGACGATCACGGGGCTCAACAACGCCATCACCTACCGGGGTGGTGACCCGAAAATCGACAATCGCGGGTCGGGCAACACCATCGCCGACAAGCGCTGA
- a CDS encoding crotonase/enoyl-CoA hydratase family protein, whose protein sequence is MSAVRVERSGPVTTVVLDRPHARNAVDGPTAAALYQAFDEFDRDASASVAVLWGDHGTFCAGADLKALGTPNSNQTHRSGPGPMGPTRMMLSKPVIAAVSGYAVAGGLELALWCDMRVVEADATFGVFCRRWGVPLIDGGTVRLPRLIGHSRAMDMILTGRAVNAEEALAIGLANRVVPTGEARRAAEQLALELAELPQGCLRSDRMSALRQWGMTESHAMDSEFESIERVADEALRGAGRFAGGAGRHGAKA, encoded by the coding sequence ATGAGTGCGGTGCGCGTGGAGCGCAGCGGCCCGGTCACCACGGTGGTCTTGGATCGGCCGCATGCCCGCAACGCCGTCGACGGCCCGACCGCCGCCGCGCTCTACCAGGCCTTCGACGAATTCGACCGCGATGCGAGCGCGTCCGTGGCCGTGCTGTGGGGAGACCACGGAACCTTTTGCGCAGGAGCCGATCTCAAAGCCTTGGGTACGCCGAACTCCAATCAGACCCATCGCAGCGGTCCGGGGCCGATGGGTCCAACCCGAATGATGTTGTCCAAACCGGTGATTGCCGCGGTCAGCGGCTACGCGGTGGCCGGTGGCCTGGAGTTGGCGCTGTGGTGCGACATGCGCGTGGTCGAGGCCGACGCGACTTTCGGCGTCTTCTGCCGACGCTGGGGCGTGCCGCTTATCGACGGCGGCACCGTGCGATTGCCCAGACTGATCGGACACAGTCGCGCCATGGACATGATCCTCACCGGCCGCGCGGTGAACGCCGAAGAAGCACTGGCGATCGGACTGGCCAATCGGGTTGTCCCCACCGGCGAGGCGCGCCGGGCAGCCGAGCAACTGGCCCTCGAACTGGCCGAGCTGCCCCAAGGTTGCCTGCGCTCGGATCGGATGTCGGCGCTGCGGCAGTGGGGGATGACCGAATCTCACGCGATGGACTCCGAATTCGAGAGCATCGAGCGAGTGGCTGACGAGGCGCTGCGCGGTGCGGGCCGCTTCGCCGGCGGGGCCGGCCGCCACGGCGCTAAGGCCTGA
- a CDS encoding PaaX domain-containing protein, C- domain protein, translating to MTARSVVLSVLLGAHPASATAAELLRLTTDFGIKETALRVALTRLVAAGDLIRSVEGYGLSERLLERQRQQDAALNPQTRSWEGNWLGVVITSIGCDARTRAALRSGLAERRFAELREGFWMRPDNIDVELGESLGSYTRLLTARDEKPAELAATLWDLAGWAQTGHELLAAMADADDVPSRFIVAAAMVRHLRRDPVLPPELLPADWPGTRIRSRYAEFAAELVARRDADREAVLR from the coding sequence ATGACGGCCCGCTCGGTAGTTCTGTCGGTGCTGCTGGGAGCCCACCCGGCCTCGGCCACCGCGGCTGAATTGCTGCGACTGACAACAGATTTCGGCATAAAGGAAACGGCCCTGCGGGTGGCGTTGACCCGACTGGTCGCGGCCGGGGACCTGATCCGCTCAGTGGAGGGCTACGGACTGTCCGAGCGTCTGTTGGAGCGCCAACGCCAACAGGACGCGGCCCTGAATCCGCAGACCAGGAGCTGGGAGGGCAACTGGTTGGGCGTGGTGATCACCAGCATCGGCTGCGACGCGCGCACCCGGGCCGCGTTGCGCTCGGGGTTGGCCGAGCGGCGGTTCGCCGAGCTGCGTGAGGGGTTCTGGATGCGCCCGGACAACATCGACGTCGAGCTGGGTGAGAGTCTCGGGAGTTACACCCGGCTGCTCACCGCGCGTGACGAGAAGCCCGCCGAACTGGCTGCCACGCTGTGGGATCTGGCTGGGTGGGCGCAGACAGGACACGAGCTTCTCGCCGCCATGGCCGACGCCGACGACGTGCCAAGCCGATTCATCGTGGCCGCGGCCATGGTCCGCCACCTGCGCCGCGACCCGGTGCTACCGCCCGAACTGCTTCCGGCCGACTGGCCGGGGACCCGAATCCGCAGTCGCTACGCGGAGTTCGCCGCCGAACTGGTCGCGCGACGCGACGCGGACCGAGAGGCGGTGCTGCGATGA
- a CDS encoding crotonase/enoyl-CoA hydratase family protein: protein MRHHIAPVEFDNLRTMTYEVADRIARITFNRPEHGNAITADTPLELSALVERADLDPNVHVILVSGRGEGFCAGFDLGAYAEGSSSAGGENYRGSVLDGKTQATNHRSDQPWDPMIDYQMMSRFVRGFASLMHADKPTVVKIHGYCVAGGTDIALHADQVIAASDAKIGYPPMRVWGVPAAGLWAHRLGDQRAKRLLLTGDCITGAQAAEWGLAIEAPEPADLDERTERLVARIAAMPVNQLIMAKLALNTALLQQGVATSRMVSTVFDGVARHTPEGHAFVADAVQHGFRDAVRHRDEPFGDYGRQTSGV from the coding sequence ATGCGCCATCACATCGCCCCGGTCGAGTTCGACAACCTGCGGACGATGACTTACGAGGTCGCCGACCGCATCGCCCGAATCACCTTCAACCGGCCCGAGCACGGAAACGCGATCACCGCCGACACCCCGCTGGAACTGTCGGCCCTGGTGGAGCGTGCCGATCTGGATCCCAATGTGCACGTGATCCTGGTGTCGGGCCGCGGTGAGGGATTCTGCGCCGGTTTCGACCTGGGCGCCTACGCCGAAGGCTCATCGTCGGCGGGCGGAGAGAACTACCGGGGCAGCGTGCTCGACGGTAAGACGCAGGCCACCAACCACCGCTCGGATCAGCCGTGGGACCCGATGATCGACTATCAGATGATGAGCCGCTTCGTCCGCGGCTTCGCCTCGCTGATGCACGCCGACAAGCCCACCGTGGTGAAGATCCACGGCTACTGCGTGGCCGGCGGCACCGACATCGCCCTGCACGCCGACCAGGTGATCGCGGCGTCCGACGCCAAGATCGGCTACCCGCCGATGCGGGTATGGGGGGTGCCCGCGGCCGGGCTCTGGGCGCACCGGCTCGGCGACCAGCGCGCCAAACGCCTACTGCTGACCGGAGACTGCATCACCGGAGCCCAGGCCGCCGAGTGGGGTCTGGCGATCGAGGCACCCGAGCCGGCCGATCTCGATGAGCGCACCGAACGCCTGGTGGCCCGGATCGCCGCAATGCCGGTCAACCAACTGATCATGGCCAAACTCGCACTCAACACCGCACTGCTGCAGCAGGGCGTGGCCACCAGCCGGATGGTCAGCACCGTGTTCGACGGGGTGGCGCGGCATACGCCGGAGGGCCACGCCTTCGTCGCCGACGCGGTGCAGCACGGGTTCCGCGACGCGGTGCGGCACCGCGACGAACCCTTCGGGGACTACGGCCGACAGACCTCCGGGGTTTAG
- a CDS encoding acyl-CoA dehydrogenase family protein, giving the protein MADTHIVTNQVLPLEGFNPASSPVLIEALIREGGQWGVDEVTDLGALSGSKQVQRWGALADRNRPVLHTHDVVGNRIDEVEYDPAYHELMRTAIAHGLHAAPWADPRPGAHVVRAAQTGVWTAEPGHVCPISMTYAIVPALRNNAELAKTYEPLLTSRVYDPELKVPASKAGITAGMSMTEKQGGSDVRAGTTQAVPNADGSYSLTGHKWFTSAPMCDVFLVLAQAPGGLSCFFLPRVLPDGTRNRMRLQRLKDKLGNHANASSEIEYDGATAWLVGEEGRGVSVIIEMVNLTRLDCALGSATSMRMGLARAIYHAQHRKAFGAYLIDQPLMRNVLADLAVEAEAATMVSMRMAGATDKAVRGDEREGLLRRIGLAATKYWVCKRATPHAAEAMECLGGNGYIEDSLMPRLYREAPLMGIWEGSGNVSALDTLRALATQPDSVAVLFDELADTAGQDPRLDAHVDALKGQLAGLGADVVAAQYQARKIAEDICLALQGGLLVRHGHPAVAEAFLATRLGGQWGGAFGTLPAGLDLGPIIERSLVKG; this is encoded by the coding sequence ATGGCCGACACGCATATCGTCACCAATCAGGTCCTTCCGCTGGAAGGCTTCAATCCCGCGTCGTCCCCGGTCCTCATCGAGGCACTGATTCGCGAGGGTGGTCAATGGGGCGTCGACGAGGTCACCGACCTCGGGGCGCTCTCCGGATCCAAGCAGGTGCAACGCTGGGGCGCGCTGGCCGACCGCAACCGGCCGGTGCTGCACACCCACGACGTCGTCGGTAACCGGATCGACGAAGTGGAGTACGACCCGGCCTATCACGAGTTGATGCGCACCGCGATCGCCCACGGGCTGCACGCCGCCCCGTGGGCCGACCCGCGGCCCGGCGCGCACGTCGTGCGCGCCGCTCAAACCGGGGTGTGGACCGCCGAGCCGGGCCACGTCTGTCCGATCTCGATGACGTACGCGATCGTGCCCGCGCTGCGCAACAACGCCGAACTCGCCAAGACCTACGAGCCGCTGCTGACCAGCCGGGTCTACGACCCCGAGCTGAAGGTGCCGGCCAGCAAAGCCGGCATCACCGCGGGCATGTCGATGACCGAGAAGCAGGGCGGCTCCGACGTGCGCGCCGGAACCACCCAGGCGGTCCCGAATGCCGACGGCAGCTACAGCCTGACCGGGCACAAGTGGTTCACCTCCGCGCCGATGTGCGACGTGTTCCTGGTGCTGGCGCAGGCGCCCGGCGGCTTGAGTTGTTTCTTCCTGCCCCGGGTATTGCCCGACGGCACCCGCAACCGGATGCGGCTGCAGCGGCTCAAGGACAAACTCGGCAACCACGCCAACGCCTCCAGCGAAATCGAGTACGACGGCGCGACCGCCTGGCTGGTGGGGGAGGAGGGCCGCGGGGTCTCGGTCATCATCGAGATGGTCAACCTCACCCGCCTGGACTGCGCACTGGGCAGTGCCACCAGCATGCGGATGGGCCTGGCCCGCGCCATCTACCATGCCCAGCACCGCAAGGCGTTCGGCGCCTACCTGATCGATCAGCCACTGATGCGCAACGTGCTGGCCGACCTGGCCGTGGAGGCCGAGGCTGCCACCATGGTGTCGATGCGGATGGCCGGTGCCACCGACAAGGCGGTCCGCGGCGACGAACGAGAGGGCCTGCTGCGCCGGATCGGCCTGGCCGCCACCAAGTACTGGGTGTGCAAGCGCGCCACCCCGCACGCCGCCGAGGCCATGGAGTGCCTGGGCGGCAACGGCTACATCGAGGACTCCCTGATGCCGCGGCTGTACCGGGAGGCGCCGTTGATGGGCATCTGGGAGGGGTCGGGCAACGTCAGCGCTCTGGACACGCTGCGTGCCCTGGCTACCCAACCCGACTCGGTGGCGGTGCTCTTCGACGAGCTGGCCGACACCGCCGGGCAGGATCCCCGGCTCGACGCCCACGTCGACGCGCTGAAGGGCCAACTGGCGGGCCTGGGCGCCGACGTGGTTGCTGCCCAATATCAGGCGCGCAAGATCGCCGAGGACATCTGCCTGGCGCTACAGGGCGGGTTGCTGGTGCGTCACGGCCATCCGGCCGTCGCCGAGGCGTTTTTGGCGACGCGGCTCGGCGGCCAATGGGGCGGTGCATTCGGCACCCTGCCGGCCGGCCTGGACCTCGGGCCGATCATCGAGCGCTCCCTGGTCAAGGGTTGA
- a CDS encoding deoxyribonuclease IV, translating into MLIGSHVRPQNPLAAAEADGADVVQIFLGNPQSWKPPKQREDAAQLRAAALPIYVHAPYLINVASPNNRVRIPSRTILQQTCDAAADIGAVAVIVHGGHVTADDDDPQAGFARWRKALDSLETIVPVYLENTAGGDYAMARHFDTIAKLWDHIGDTGVGFCLDTCHTWAAGESLPDAVERIRAITGRIDLVHCNDSKDAPGSGRDRHANFGAGQIDPDLLVAVVKAAGAPVICETAEDGRKADIAFLKDRLR; encoded by the coding sequence GTGTTGATCGGATCCCATGTGCGCCCGCAGAATCCGCTGGCGGCCGCCGAAGCCGACGGCGCCGACGTGGTGCAGATCTTCCTCGGCAACCCGCAAAGTTGGAAGCCCCCCAAACAGCGCGAGGACGCGGCGCAGCTTCGCGCGGCGGCGCTGCCGATTTACGTGCACGCGCCGTACCTGATCAACGTCGCCTCCCCGAACAACCGGGTGCGCATCCCGTCGCGCACCATCTTGCAGCAGACCTGCGACGCCGCCGCCGACATCGGCGCGGTCGCGGTGATCGTGCATGGCGGCCACGTGACCGCCGATGACGACGACCCGCAGGCCGGGTTCGCGCGGTGGCGCAAGGCCCTGGACAGCCTGGAAACCATTGTCCCGGTGTACCTGGAAAACACCGCCGGCGGTGACTATGCGATGGCCCGGCACTTCGACACCATCGCCAAACTGTGGGACCACATCGGCGACACCGGCGTCGGATTCTGCCTGGACACCTGCCACACCTGGGCGGCCGGGGAATCGCTGCCCGACGCGGTGGAGCGCATCAGGGCCATCACCGGACGCATCGATCTGGTGCACTGCAACGACTCCAAGGACGCGCCCGGCTCCGGACGGGACCGGCACGCCAACTTCGGTGCGGGCCAGATCGACCCGGACCTGTTGGTCGCGGTGGTCAAGGCCGCCGGCGCCCCGGTGATCTGCGAGACCGCCGAAGACGGCCGCAAGGCCGACATCGCGTTCCTCAAAGATCGACTGCGTTAA